A stretch of Anoplopoma fimbria isolate UVic2021 breed Golden Eagle Sablefish chromosome 4, Afim_UVic_2022, whole genome shotgun sequence DNA encodes these proteins:
- the fbxl3l gene encoding F-box/LRR-repeat protein 3 — MKRGRTGLKSKCQRFSSQEGRAQRQKRRTSSSAPSSAEDWGNLPHYVVLQIFQHLSLVDRARASSVCRCWNDVFHSPDLWRRFEFELNQPATSYLRSTHPDLIQQIIKKHAQHLQYVSFKVDSCTESAEAACDILSQLVNCAIKTLGLISTARPSFMDISQAHFVSALTVVFVNSKSLSSIKIDDTPVDDPSLKVLVANNSNTLKLLKMSSCPHVSPAGILCVADQCHGLRELALNYHLLSDELLLALSSEKHVHLEHLRIDVVSENPGQTHFHTIKRSSWEALVRHSPKVNIVMYFFLNDEEFEPFFHEETPVTHLYFGRTVSKEMLGRIGLNCPRLVELVVCANGLEPLDEELIRIAERCKSLTAIGLGECEVTCSGFVEFVKMCGGRLTQLSIMEEVLIPDSSYNMEQIHSEVSKHLGRLWCPDMMPTW, encoded by the exons ATGAAACGAGGAAGGACAGGTCTCAAATCAAAGTGCCAGCGCTTCTCCTCTCAGGAGGGGAGGGCTCAAAGACAGAAGCGAAGGACATCCAGCTCTGCCCCGTCTTCAGCAGAGGACTGGGGAAACCTGCCCCACTACGTCGTCTTGCAGATCTTCCAGCATCTGTCCCTCGTTGACCGGGCCAGGGCCTCGTCGGTGTGTCGCTGCTGGAATGACGTCTTTCACAGCCCTGATCTGTGGAGGAGGTTTGAGTTTGAGCTCAATCAGCCGGCCACGTCTTACCTGCGCTCCACTCACCCTGACCTCATTCAGCAGATCATTAAGAAGCATGCCCAGCACCTGCAGTACGTCAGCTTCAAG GTGGACAGCTGCACAGAATCTGCAGAGGCGGCCTGTGACATTCTCTCCCAGCTGGTGAACTGTGCCATTAAGACCCTGGGGTTGATTTCCACAGCACGGCCCAGCTTCATGGATATATCTCAG GCTCACTTTGTGTCTGCACTGACGGTGGTGTTTGTCAACTCCAAGTCCCTGTCCTCTATCAAGATTGATGACACGCCCGTGGACGACCCATCCCTGAAGGTGCTGGTTgccaacaacagcaacacccTAAAGTTGCTGAAGATGAGCAGTTGTCCTCATGTCTCCCCAGCAG GTATCCTGTGTGTAGCAGACCAGTGCCATGGACTCAGGGAGCTGGCGTTGAACTACCATCTCCTGAGTGACGAGCTCCTTCTGGCCCTCTCCTCTGAAAAACACGTCCACTTGGAGCACCTGCGCATTGACGTGGTGAGCGAGAACCCCGGGCAGACGCATTTTCACACCATCAAAAGAAGCAGCTGGGAGGCCTTGGTTCGACACTCACCCAAGGTCAACATCGTCATGTACTTCTTCCTCAATGATGAGGAGTTTGAGCCATTCTTCCATGAGGAAACTCCCGTCACCCACCTGTACTTTGGCCGGACAGTAAGCAAAGAGATGCTGGGCCGCATCGGACTGAACTGCCCACGGCTGGTGGAGCTCGTGGTGTGCGCCAACGGCCTGGAGCCCCTGGACGAGGAGCTGATCCGCATCGCCGAACGCTGCAAAAGCTTGACTGCCATCGGGCTAGGCGAGTGTGAAGTGACCTGCAGCGGCTTTGTGGAGTTTGTCAAGATGTGCGGGGGCAGGCTGactcagctgtcaatcatggAGGAGGTGTTGATCCCGGACAGCAGCTACAACATGGAGCAGATCCACAGTGAGGTGTCCAAGCACCTGGGCCGCCTGTGGTGCCCTGATATGATGCCCACCTGGTAG
- the atp10b gene encoding LOW QUALITY PROTEIN: phospholipid-transporting ATPase VB (The sequence of the model RefSeq protein was modified relative to this genomic sequence to represent the inferred CDS: deleted 2 bases in 1 codon), whose amino-acid sequence MERQRSLMERERPRWWSWQRWGHSACYKKKDRKRKKIKGQERERAVVSNLPYEGLGKAKQPNRYFPGNAIKTTKYTLLLFIPMNLFEQFHRLANIYFVGLAILNFVPVVNAFQPEVALIPICVIFSLTALKDAWEDFRRYQSDRKLNNTPCLVYSRKEKRFTERRWKDVRVGDFVKVVCNEIVPADLLLLHTSDPNGVCHIETSNLDGETTLKQRMVMSGLCISDPEFEPENFNTVVVCEKPNNNLNHFKCYVEKPDKDKVGAGIESLLLRGCKMRNTDHAVGIVVYAGRETKSMLNINRPRYKRSKLERKLNIDVIFCVILLFSMCLVGALGHFLWLQALPSVPPYLVPDSNGHLDSPGLSGFYMFFTMIILLQILIPISLYVSIELVKIGQIYFITNDIDLHDDKTDRRVQCKSLNITEDLGQIQYIFSDKTGTLTENKMVFRRCCIMGTEYPHKENAIRLAVLDGPDSGEEVIFNQRPQPPQTGWSLDTEGDNPDDMQHHHDNQCKSKVKGNAPSDVAFSSPLETEVIPDRKLLQQISRAGSSSGSWKTDPYLDFFLGLAICNTVMVSMATAQRQRVSEFSHSGQANNSLNTLSNLVKSPVSLRHIFTKPKKNRTILEDSVVEEEHFNPPVKKEESGDTNGLQMCTLHAPSDTTATTPDHLSYEAESPDEAALVYAAKAYGFTLLDRTPHSVTVRLPSGDNLVFEVLDTLTFDANRKRMSVLVRHPLTKEYVLYTKGADYAIMELLGTPYAEHLSGKQKNIAAGTQYHLDCYAKDGLRTLCFTKKVVSDKAYERWSVNRLRALAAIDNREELVMDSAVQLEKDLSLLGATGIEDRLQESVPDTIVALREAGIQVWVLTGDKPETAVNIGYACRLLEEEDLVINMSCKNKLECTSILDCTLEEVRRYSEDPRNVGTTQDISLVIDGRTLTMALSLDLQDRFVDLAKRCRSVLCCRVTPLQKSRVVKVVREKLKVMTLAVGDGANDVNMIQAADIGIGLSGQEGMQAVMASDFAISRFKHLKKLLLVHGHWCYTRLANMIIYFFYKNVAYVNLLFWYQFFCGFSGTAMIDYWLMIFFNLFFTSLPPIMFGIMDKDVSAEMLLGVPELYRTGQGEGEYTFLTFWVSMLDAFYQSLVCFFIPYLAYQDSDIDIFTFGTPLNTISLFTILLHLSIEIKAWTVVHWVIMLGSVALYFIVTLAYSAICVTCNPPSNPYWILQSQMADPMFYLLCIITTVVALMPRYMFHVLKNSIAPSPLVQARHLDRLDQSTRDEWMKEWRSFRSTSPVKRHRLSTPPTPTLETPADIYPQPVSPSDFMEDEFTLNDLTENYQRPVQT is encoded by the exons atggagaggcagaggagtctgatggagagggagaggccgCGGTGGTGGTCTTGGCAGAGATG GGGCCACAGCGcctgctacaaaaaaaaagacaggaagagaaagaaaataaaagggcaagaaagagagagagcc GTGGTGTCCAATCTGCCGTATGAGGGCTTGGGGAAGGCGAAGCAACCCAACCGCTACTTCCCTGGCAACGCCATCAAGACCACCAAatacaccctcctcctcttcatccccatGAACCTCTTTGAGCAGTTTCACCGTCTGGCTAACATCTACTTTGTGGGCCTGGCTATTCTGAACTTTGTCCCGGTAGTGAACGCCTTCCAGCCCGAGGTAGCTCTGATCCCAATCTGTGTCATCTTCTCTCTGACGGCCCTAAAGGACGCCTGGGAGGACTTCAGGAGGTACCAGTCGGACAGGAAGCTCAACAACACGCCATGCTTAGTCTACAGCAG GAAGGAAAAAAGGTTCACAGAGAGACGTTGGAAGGATGTGCGAGTGGGTGATTTTGTGAAGGTGGTTTGCAATGAAATCGTCCCTGCAGACCTGCTGTTGCTGCACACATCGGACCCCAACGGTGTGTGTCACATAGAGACATCCAACCTGGATGGAGAGACCACCCTGAAGCAAAGGATGGTGATGTCTGGCCTCTGCATTTCA GATCCTGAATTTGAACCTGAAAACTTCAACACTGTTGTGGTGTGTGAAAAGCCCAACAACAACCTGAATCATTTCAAGTGTTATGT agagaaaccCGATAAGGACAAGGTGGGCGCTGGAATAGAGAGTCTGCTGCTGCGAGGCTGCAAAATGAGAAACACAGACCACGCTGTTGGCATCGTGGTGTATGCAG GCCGTGAAACCAAGTCCATGCTCAACATCAACAGGCCAAGATACAAGCGCAGCAAATTAGAGCGGAAGCTGAACATAGACGTCATCTTCTGCGTCATTCTCCTCTTCAGCATGTGTCTTGTCGGAGCACTAG GTCACTTCTTATGGCTGCAGGCGCTGCCCAGTGTGCCCCCTTACCTCGTCCCCGACAGCAACGGTCACCTGGACAGTCCCGGTCTGTCTGGCTTCTACATGTTCTTCACCATGATCATCctgctgcag ATCCTGATTCctatctctctctatgtatCCATTGAGCTGGTCAAGATCGGTCAGATATACTTCATTACCAATGACATCGATCTGCACGATGACAAGACAGACAGGCGCGTGCAGTGTAAGTCCCTGAACATCACAGAGGACCTGGGACAGATTCAATACATCTTCTCCGACAAGACGGGGACCCTCACTGAGAACAAGATGGTGTTTCGCAGATGCTGCATCATGGGCACCGAGTACCCACACAAAGAGAATG CCATCCGCCTAGCTGTTCTTGATGGACCAGACTCAGGGGAGGAGGTCATCTTCAACCAGCGACCACAACCCCCACAGACTGGATGGTCCCTGGATACTGAGGGCGACAACCCTGACGACATGCaacatcaccatgacaaccaatGCAAGAGCAAGGTCAAGGGAAATGCCCCGAGCGATGTGGCCTTCAGCAGTCCGCTG GAAACTGAGGTGATTCCAGACAGGAAGCTGCTTCAGCAGATTAGCAGGGCAGGGAGCAGCAGCGGCAGCTGGAAGACAGATCCTTACCTGGACTTTTTTCTGGGTCTCGCCATTTGCAACACGGTGatggtttccatggcaacagctCAGAGACAGAGG GTGAGTGAGTTTTCGCACTCTGGTCAGGCAAACAACTCACTGAATACTTTGTCCAACTTGGTGAAATCTCCTGTCTCTCTTCGCCATATTTTCACCAAGCCCAAGAAAAATCGCACCATATTAGAGGACTCAGTTGTAGAGGAGGAACATTTTAACCCCCCTGTAAAAAAAGAGGAGTCTGGAGACACCAATGGGCTCCAAATGTGTACGCTTCATGCTCCATCCGACACGACTGCAACGACCCCAGATCATCTGAGCTATGAGGCAGAGAGTCCAGATGAGGCAGCCCTGGTGTACGCAGCCAAGGCATATGGCTTCACCCTGCTGGACCGCACCCCTCACAGTGTGACGGTGAGGCTCCCGTCTGGGGACAACCTGGTCTTTGAGGTGCTGGACACCTTGACCTTTGACGCCAACAGGAAGAGAATGTCTGTTTTGGTGCGACACCCACTCACCAAAGAGTATGTGTTGTACACTAAAGGTGCAGACTACGCCATCATGGAGCTACTCGGTACACCGTATGCAG AACATCTCAGTGGGAAGCAGAAGAATATAGCAGCAGGTACTCAGTATCACCTGGACTGCTACGCTAAAGATGGGCTACGTACACTTTGCTTTACAAAGAAG GTTGTGAGTGACAAGGCGTATGAAAGATGGTCAGTGAACAGACTGAGAGCTCTGGCTGCTATAGACAACAGAGAGGAGCTTGTTATGGACAGTGCAGTGCAGCTAGAGAAAGACCTCTCGCTGCTGG GGGCGACGGGCATTGAGGACCGTCTTCAGGAGAGTGTCCCAGACACCATCGTGGCACTGCGGGAGGCAGGGATCCAGGTGTGGGTGCTGACTGGTGACAAGCCGGAGACAGCTGTCAACATCGGCTATGCCTGCAGGCTACTGGAAGAAGAAGACCTGGTGATTAACATGAGCTGCAAAAACAAG CTCGAGTGCACGTCCATCTTGGACTGCACTCTGGAAGAGGTGAGGAGGTACAGCGAGGACCCTCGCAATGTGGGTACAACCCAAGACATATCTCTGGTGATTGACGGACGCACCCTGACCATGGCTCTGTCGTTAGACCTGCAGGACCGCTTCGTGGACCTGGCCAAG CGCTGCCGCTCTGTGCTCTGCTGTAGAGTCACGCCCTTACAGAAGAGCAGAGTGGTGAAGGTGGTCAGGGAGAAACTCAAGGTCATGACCCTTGCTGTAg GTGATGGTGCAAATGATGTCAACATGATCCAAGCAGCAGATATCGGCATCGGGCTATCCGGTCAGGAGGGCATGCAG GCGGTCATGGCGAGTGATTTCGCTATATCTCGCTTCAAGCACCTGAAAAAACTTCTCCTGGTTCACGGACACTGGTGCTACACTCGACTTGCCAACATGATCATTTACTTCTTCTATAAGAACGTG GCCTACGTAAATCTGCTGTTCTGGTATCAGTTCTTCTGCGGCTTCTCTGGCACTGCCATGATCGACTACTGGCTGATGATTTTCTTTAACCTCTTCTTCACCTCGTTACCGCCCATCATGTTTGGGATCATGGACAAAGACGTGTCTGCAGAGATGCTGCTGGGTGTTCCTGAACTGTACAGGACCGGACAGGGTGAAGGG GAATACACGTTTTTAACTTTCTGGGTCTCCATGCTCGATGCCTTCTATCAGAGTCTGGTGTGCTTCTTTATTCCATATCTG GCTTACCAGGATTCAGACATTGATATTTTCACCTTTGGAACGCCTTTGAacacaatttctttatttaccaTCCTGTTGCATCTATCAATAGAGATCAAAGCCTGG ACGGTGGTTCATTGGGTAATCATGCTGGGCAGTGTGGCATTGTACTTCATTGTGACGCTTGCCTACAGCGCCATCTGTGTCACCTGTAACCCTCCATCCAACCCGTACTGGATCCTCCAGAGCCAGATGGCCGACCCCATGTTTTACCTTCTCTGCATCATCACTACTGTGGTGGCTCTGATGCCCAG GTACATGTTTCATGTGCTGAAGAACTCTATCGCCCCCTCCCCGCTCGTGCAAGCCAGGCATCTGGACCGGCTGGACCAATCCACGCGGGACGAGTGGATGAAGGAGTGGAGGAGCTTCAGGAGCACGAGCCCGGTCAAACGCCACAGGTTGTCTACCCCACCCACTCCCACCCTGGAGACCCCTGCGGACATTTATCCCCAGCCTGTCAGCCCCTCTGATTTCATGGAGGATGAATTCACACTGAATGACCTCACAGAAAACTATCAGAGGcctgtacagacatga